In the Euphorbia lathyris chromosome 5, ddEupLath1.1, whole genome shotgun sequence genome, one interval contains:
- the LOC136228793 gene encoding AP2-like ethylene-responsive transcription factor ANT, giving the protein MKPMNNDDNDDDNSNSSSSNWLLGFSLSPHLKMEIPSSASAASSSSPTTLFHSQSHLNYGNYCSVEGQDSGLYSHLPLMPLKSDGSLCIMEALTRSQTQATMVQTSTPKLEDFFGGATMGYETNLSLDSIYYHHQTPDHQTCNFQQNPRQYYPYYNTNFNRSYEETQVSSCINLQLPTIGEDNEMRNWVSRNYQTTHAMADNNGAESGAISAMGYGDLQSLSLSMSPGSQSSCVTASQQISPTVTDCVVMETKKRGSDKMEQKQIVHRKSIDTFGQRTSQYRGVTRHRWTGRYEAHLWDNSCKKEGQSRKGRQVYLGGYDMEEKAARAYDLAALKYWGPSTHINFSVENYQKELEEMKNMTRQEYVAHLRRKSSGFSRGASIYRGVTRHHQHGRWQARIGRVAGNKDLYLGTFSTQEEAAEAYDVAAIKFRGVNAVTNFDITRYDVERIMESNTLLAGEVARRNKDIGPTNEATINHIPSNNNGIIASINDAEDTAKMGTTHHHHHLSNASSLVTSLSSSREGSPDRASLPMLFAMPPSAASKLFSSSSTAADNVSSWIPTPQLRSSALSLPHMPVFAAWTDA; this is encoded by the exons atgaagccAATGAACAACGATGATAATGATGATGATAACAGCAACAGTTCTTCTTCTAACTGGTTACTAGGTTTCTCGCTCTCTCCTCACTTGAAAATGGAGATTCCTTCTTCTGCTTctgctgcttcttcttcttctccaacaACCCTTTTCCATTCTCAATCACACCTCAATTATGGAAACTACTGTTCTGTGGAGGGTCAAGATTCTGGCTTGTACTCTCATTTGCCACTCATGCCACTCAAATCTGATGGCTCTCTTTGTATTATGGAAGCTCTAACCAGGTCTCAGACTCAAG CAACAATGGTACAAACTTCAACTCCAAAACTAGAAGACTTCTTTGGTGGTGCAACAATGGGGTATGAAACCAACCTTAGCTTAGACAGCATATATTATCATCATCAAACCCCAGATCACCAGACTTGTAACTTTCAGCAAAATCCAAGGCAGTACTACCCATATTACAACACTAACTTCAACAGaagctatgaagaaacacagGTTTCAAGTTGCATTAATCTTCAGCTTCCAACAATAGGAGAAGATAATGAGATGAGAAACTGGGTTTCCAGGAATTATCAGACCACTCATGCAATGGCTGATAATAATGGAGCTGAATCTGGGGCTATTAGTGCAATGGGTTATGGTGATTTACAGTCTCTGAGCTTGTCTATGAGTCCTGGTTCTCAATCTAGCTGTGTTACTGCTTCTCAACAAATCTCTCCTACTGTGACTGACTGTGTTGTTATGGAAACTAAGAAAAGAGGGTCAGATAAGATGGAGCAGAAGCAGATTGTTCATAGGAAGTCCATTGATACATTTGGCCAAAGAACTTCACAATATAGAGGTGTTACAAG GCACAGATGGACTGGTAGATATGAAGCACATCTGTGGGACAACAGTTGTAAGAAAGAAGGCCAGAGCAGAAAAGGGAGGCAAG TTTATCTGG GAGGTTATGATATGGAAGAAAAAGCTGCAAGAGCTTATGATCTAGCTGCACTCAAGTATTGGGGACCCTCTACTCATATAAATTTCTCT GtggaaaattatcaaaaagagCTAGAAGAAATGAAGAATATGACCAGACAAGAATATGTTGCTCATTTGAGAAG GAAAAGCAGTGGATTCTCTAGAGGTGCTTCTATCTACAGAGGAGTAACAAG ACATCATCAACATGGAAGATGGCAGGCTCGGATCGGCAGGGTTGCTGGAAATAAGGACCTTTATCTAGGAACATTCA GCACACAAGAGGAAGCAGCAGAAGCATATGATGTAGCAGCAATCAAATTCCGTGGAGTGAATGCCGTAACAAACTTTGACATAACAAGATATGATGTTGAAAGAATCATGGAAAGCAATACACTTCTTGCAGGAGAAGTAGCAAGGCGAAACAAAGACATAGGACCAACTAATGAAGCTACTATAAATCACATCCCATCTAACAATAATGGGATAATTGCATCCATCAATGATGCAGAAGATACAGCTAAAATGGGAActactcatcatcatcatcacttgTCCAATGCATCTTCATTGGTGACAAGTTTAAGTAGCTCAAGGGAAGGCAGCCCGGACCGAGCTAGCTTGCCTATGCTGTTTGCCATGCCTCCTTCAGCAGCATCAAAGTTGTTCAGTAGTTCATCTACTGCAGCAGATAATGTGAGTTCATGGATTCCAACTCCTCAACTCAGGAGTTCTGCTCTATCATTGCCTCACATGCCTGTTTTTGCTGCTTGGACAGATGCATAG